A stretch of DNA from Myotis daubentonii chromosome 12, mMyoDau2.1, whole genome shotgun sequence:
CTGGAAAGCGCTTCTCTCCTTGGGCAGCGCttccggggcgggggaggggggggcagtgctTCTGCATGAACCTgggccctccagccccagcaccGGGCCAGACGCGGGTAAGTGCTCCCCGACGGCTGAAGGAAGGACGGCCGGACGGCCTGCAAGCTGACCCGGTCCCACCTGCGCACAGATTCCTCATCCCTTCATTAAGCGCTTAGAGTTTACACAAGTTTATGAGCAGCTATTCACTTGGACATACCACAGTGACTGCAAAAGCCACGCTGGCTTAGCATCTGCACAGGCGCAGGCCACGAAGGCCCAGAAGCCACATAAAACTACAGGCCAGAAAAATCACCGTGCCTGGGTGGGGCCAACATTCCTTCAGGAGAGAAAACGACTGGCTCcgcggtgggagggaggggagagcccTGCCCCGTCAGCAGCAGTCGCCGCGTCTTAGAGGCAAACCTACGTCTCCATTCAGGCAAGAGCTGCTTCACTAAGAATTTAAATGTCCACAGTTCAGGGAAGGTTTATTTCCCCCATAAAATGAACTGGGTTAACTTCCACCTATTTCCGTTTCATTATTTGGCTGTTATTTGAAAGGTGGCCACCAGGGAAGAGAAGTTTTCATAGACTTTTCCCTCAGTGCTAAAATCGAACTGTATCTGACACTGAACAGTGCACTTACTGGACAGGTCGCAAGGAGAAAGAATGTGATAATTAAAGTTTCTCTTGACAAGGATCCCCGAGACCCGCTGGCCTTGCTCTGGCTTTTTGTCTGCTAAAAAGCCCATGACCTTGGCTAGCTTTTCCCCTCTGAAGTTCAAGGTCACAGCTTCTGTGTTCCGAGGATTATGAACCTCTATGTGAACTTCGTCATTATCTTCATATTCTCGAATCAGGGCTGCTTTCAATCGGGCCATTTCGTTCTGTTCTCCATGGACTAAAATCTATAGGAAATGCATGTGAAAGAGCAGAGGGAGAATCCTTAGTCAGATCCTACGGCCTTTCTGTGAACAGGAGTCAGTTAAACACACCAAACGGAGAGAGTTTACTGCGCACAAACTGGCGCGCTGATGCCACTGGGGAGGCAGCAGAAAGTAAGAGAAGGAACAGCGGATCTGGGGTTGGTAGGTCTGAGCAGGTGCCCGTGTCGTGGGAAATTAAAGTGCACAGCTTGctctagccggtgtggctcagtggatagtgtcagcctatgaactgaagggtccccaggttcaattctggtcaagggcacatgcctaagtggtgggctccatcccccgtggggggcgtgcaggaggcagctaattggtgattctctctcatcattgatatttctatctctccctctcccttcctctctgaaatcaataaaaacatattaaaaataaaataaagtgcacAGCTTGTCTACCTCaaaggggagctgggaggatgggtgCGAGGTGAGTGCAAGCTCCGTTTACAGTGCTGCACGAACAGAAGGCGGCTCTAATTTGAGAACCAGCTGCGGCAAAGTGGGTACGCTTTCCCCTGTAATGCGCTAAATGAAACCCACAGACTAACCACGTGAGGCGGTTTCAAAGCGCGGATGAATTCGCTGGTTTGCTGGTAATCTGTGTGAGCGGAGAAAGAAATGTAATCAACAGACATTTTCAATGGAAGCTTCTGTCCAGACATGGTCGTGATCTCTTCAGGTTCAGACATGATGTgctgttaaaaacaaagaaaaagaaacaaaacaaaataaacaatccaattagaaaaggTACATTTTCTACTTTTCATGCAGCCATAAACTCATGCTGAATTTAGGACCTTCAGCACAAAAACTGTTGTAATACTACCAACTTAGTAAAtttcaaatacttattttcttcATCAAGCAAACATTTAACAGAAAGTTAAGCAGATTAAGTAAAATTCAATGTAGCTGGAGTGCTAGACGTGGAAACGACAGCTCTCAGGATTAGAAAGGAAACCTGCCTTCTCAACTCTTCTCTTGCACTAGAAACTTTCCAGTGAAGAGGGTTTACATAAAGGATGGATGTATTACTATTCTGaaaatctagtttttaaaatatatttttattgatttcagagaggaaggcagagggagaaagaaatagaaacaccaatgatgagggaatcatcaatcagctgcctcctgcatgccccccactgggaatcgagcccgcaagctggggatgtgcccttgaccggaatcaaacctgagacccttcagttctcaggctgacactctatcccctgagccaaactggctaggcctaaaaatctattttaaatgcaCAGCTTTCATTGTCTGAATGATTCACAGAATAagacaaagtaataaaaatgagcaaaacgGAATCCATGTACTTAGGAAATAAAACAGGAGTGAACAGTAAGAGGAGGTGAGAGAACAAGACGCTTGGATGCGCAGAAATTGCCCCTGAAGCCTGCACACCCGTCTGATCCCTGAGAGCTCACATCCGTCATGTTACAGCAGCAGGAAGCGGGCCATCAGCCCGAACGCATGCACAGCCTGTGAGCGGACACCTGTGAGTGAACCGCGTCTCCCTCAGCTACGGATCCATGTCTGTCCCAAACGGGTTCCTTCCCACTGTTTTACTGCACCAGATGGTGCTCCTGGAGCTTGAATGTGCCTCCAGCCGCCTGGGGAGCAGGTCAGGCCACTCAGCGCCTGCATTAATTCTCAACCTCACAAACAGCTCCAGCTGACTAGTTCCATCTCATTTAAAAGCATTAAAACCCACACTGAAGAACCGCCTCAGTGGGAAGCCCTGGGCGGGCACTGGCCCCTCTGCAGTGTGCTCAGCGGTGACTGACCTTGGCCAGAGTGCCCTCCACACAGTAGCCGGCGATGATGACGCCGTTCCTCTTGTCCGTGCACCAGCTCTCGAAGAGCTCCCTGGACAGGCCGCTCTGCATCATGCCCGGGGAGGCCATCACCACGCTGGGCCCGATGTCGTCAAAATGGTCCATGCTCTgcgagagagggagggaaagagcatTTAAACGCCAGGCTCTGACCAAGCTTTCcttatttaataaataacaaaaaggcaaaaaaaggTGATCACATGAGTGAAAGGGTCTTGACAAGACTAATAAACAGTCAGTCCAATTTCTAAGTTCCTGACCGTTCGGACTAGGAATGAAAGACAACAAAGTGAGAAACAGCACTCAGTTCACATTGACCTTCAAAGCCTGTGCTGGCAGCTCAAGGGCAGTCACTTCAGCGCCTCACGGAGGCAGCCCGTGAAGGAAGTCAGCTGGGCTCCTCTTCACCAGAACAGGCTCTGAGGGCGCCCCAGACGCCAGCTCTCAGGCCTCATGGATATTTTGAGCTGGCCTAGAAAGTAACACTGTTTCTAGGGAAAACTGGGCTCTAATTACTAAAAAACTAACCTAAAATTTAATGACTTATGAACAGAGCTTATTTATAATTGGAAGGCCACTTATAATCGGAATGAAGTGGGGTGTTAGTCTATGATTAGAGCATTAGTTTGGATGAAACAATATATAcactttaatgaaagaaaattagattttattGAATGCTATAGAAAAGTAAACACGAAAATGTtcacatataaaatttataatgcCAATCATCAAAAAGATGATTAGGTTTGAGTACGAACAGAAAAATGTAACACATAACAACACAAGATATTTGCCTCATCAggactttttatttctgtgacaaAAAGGTCCGAGTTACTCAGCAACAGTAAACAGTGACACCGTATGGGGACTTGGAGCAAGTGGCAAAAAAGAATGCCAGCTGCTCCGTTCCTGATTCCACTCAGAACAGCGATGGCTGCTGGGGAAAAGGTAGGAGGTGGTGAGGCTCGGCCAGAACGAAGGCCAGGCCTCTCTGCCCCCGCTGACCTCCTGGTGCCTTAGCCACCCTGTCCGCCCTCCACCAGCTCTCACCTTAAGGTTACTAATGTGTTTGAAAACAAAGGGATTATTGATGTTGATCTGCTTGCGGATTTTGTCGTTCATGGCGTTCACGTATGTCTGGTACACGGCCATACACTTCTTGGCCAAAGATGATGCGTAGTATATTGGAATATCATGGAGTTCTGGGTGGTTCTGCCAGTACTCATCTGGAGAGATTTTATGAGACAAATATCATTTTGTTACGTGGGGTAGATAGCTCAAGTAATAAGTGATCTgtacaattaatttaaaaaattcaatcaaGAAATAAATTAAAGCATATAAGCATATTTTAAAGAGGTCAAGAAGAATGAGCCTGCTCTTACTAACTGAGACGCAATGCTTTCAGCTCCTCACAGGATGCGGCAGACATCCAGGGCACTCGTCACTGATGCTGAGGAAGGCTGCGTTCCCCAAAGAATCACAGAGCATTTGGCTTTGAAGGGACCGTCaaacccacacacaccccacagtgaCACTCACtgtgcctgcctctccccacagTCACACACGCTCACAGACGTatttagaaaacagagaaaagcagACAACGCACTCTCCAGAGTTAACCTTTCTAGTCATTTGTGTAATTGGTATCTACTAGGGTCAGAGTACATACTGTTTTGAAccctattattactattattatttttgaaaaccatctcttaaaaaaattttttttgattgatttcagagaggaagggaggagaaacagaaacatcagtgagggaatcactgattggctgccccctgcacaccccaaactggggattgagcttgcaacctgggcatgtagtctgaccgggaatcgaaccgtgacctcctggttcataggtcgatgctcagccacggagccacgctggccgggctgcacTCTATTTTTTGGTCCCCTTATGTGAATACATGTAAAGTGACTTTTTTTCTATTATGTGGTATTTATTGACATCTTCCTTTAAAAGTTCTAAAATGATTCCACCCTTACTGGCAGGTTTTCTGTGCATCTCATTTACTTCCCAGAAGTGGAACCGGTGGGCCAAAGGGCAGCACATTCTTGCCGTCTGAGGCTGACGGCAACCAGATAGGCACGCCCCTTATGCTCACAGGAGGAGGCCAGCCACTGTTCCTCTCcactaacccgaaccctaaccctggccCCGATCCCTACTTTAAATGCAGAAATGGAGCCCAGAAAAGAAGAATGACCTGTCCAAGGCCAGGCCCTCCAGGTTCTGAGAATCTCCCAGGGAAGACGAAAGGCGCACCTAGAATCAGGAGCAGCTCCTGAGCCCGCCCGAGAGCGAAGACAGGGATGAGGCCCCGGCCGCCTCTGTTCACAATGTCGTGGACCGTGTTGCAGAACCGCGCCTCTCGCTCCTCCCGCTTCTCGTGGATGTGGGTCCCGTACGTCGATTCCTAAGTGACACATCAGAGGGGTGAGACAAGACCGACGATCCCAAAGAACACAAAAGCTAAACATCCATGAGAGGCGAAGCAAAGGGATTCATTTCTCCATTAACATGCCACTTACTTGGACATGTATTGTTATAATACCACTGGAAAGAACAGATACGAACGTTAGAACTAAGACCTGGCTACGTAGTAAAAATTCTTTAGAAATGGAATTAGGAAATAGTCTAAAAATGCAGGGAATTCACCGAGACAGAAACGTTTAGGCGGTACCCTAGTCTCCCTGACTGCAGACTAGAGCTGATATATTTAACAGCAAGGAAGTGGAGCTGCACTACAAAGGGAAGTCAGAAAATTAAATCTTATACCAAAAAAGGGTACATTTCTATCCAACcacatattataaaaattagaCTGCAGTATTTCTCCCCCACTAGAAAAAATTATCCTAACGGCTTACATCACCCTAACGGCTTACATCACCCTAACGGCTTACATCATCCTAACGGCTTACATCATCCTAACGGCAACCCCGCGCACCGTACTCACAATGATAAGGATGTCAGGCTTGATGTTTGGGATCTCAGCGGCCATTAGGTGTCTGTCCTCTTGTCTTGAGAAGTCACCTGTGTACAAAAGCTGTGAAAAGAGAAAGCCAGAAGGTTAGGGTTTTGGAAGGTTTCATTTTACTACTAAATACATTTAGCTCCTAAAATCTGAAGTGGAAATAAATAGAAGAACAGCCCACAACGGATAACACTGAGATGCCATGCTGTGTCTGACTGAGTTGGTCATAGACCATCCAGCGTTTCAATTAGTGAACCTAACTAATGGGAATGATTCCTCCCAGAATCCTCCCACAAAGAGAACCTGTATCTTAGCAAACTTGAGAAATGCTCCGAACTTCTTAGAGAAAAAGGGCAGAATGAGAAAGAAGTCCCTGAGAAATAtgggaaaaccataaaaaatggGAGATAAAAATAATTGGAGGGTGTGCATCAAATTTCAAATGAGAATTTAGATCTGCATTTGTGCTATTTTCTGTGCCTTTGAGCAAACAGcaagaaaaaatgatttagaCACATATAGGATAACTCAACGTGTAAAAACTTCAAATACTATGTGAGCAGCTGAAAATTTAGAACAATATTACTCTAGAACATCgcttctcaactttggctgcacataaAGATCACcgagaaaactaaaaaaaaaaggggggggggtgagacCACACCATTTTGACTCAATGGCTATTTTTCAAAAGCTCcctgattctcatgtgcagccagaGTTATGAACCACtgctagcccggccagtgtggctcaatggtgagcatcaacccatgaaccaggtcacggttggattcctagtcagggcacatgcccaggttgtgtgctcaatcctcagtagggggcgtgccggaggcagccaatcaacgactctcattgatgtttctatctttctctccctctccttttctctctgaaatcaatttaagaaatattttgttttttaaagaaagaactgCTGCTCTCATGTCAGTCTCAACACCAACTAGCAGCCCACATTTCCACAAGCTCGATACTGCCTGAGTCCTTCCATGCAGGACGGCCGCGCAGAGCCTGTCTGAGCAGCCCTCACTCCCTAGACCCGCAGGGCACAGAGGGAAAGTGCCCGTCACGTACACAGAGCTCCTCCCGGGCAGTTTCCCAGGGACACCGAGGAGCTGGCCCCCTGGAAGTGGGAGGGAACGTCACGCTCAGCGGCTCATTTCCTCTGTCCTCCCTTTCCCCACAGAAGTACTGTCCTGGGGGTATGAACTATGACGCTTCAGCGGGAAAAGTATGGACTGAATTTTATCTCAGGTTTCAGGGCTTGGACACGGCGAGTCTTGTGGAATGTTCTCCAGCAGCACCTGGTCGCATCAGCTCTGTGCTGATTTCTCGTGGCGGGGGAAAGCGGACAGGGCCAGGGGGGGAAGCGGACAGGGCCGGGGGGAAGCGGacagggccggggtggggggggaagcgGACAGGGCCGGGGGTACCTTCACGCCCGCGATCTCAATCATGAACATGGCAGCGCCGAGCACGTGGCCCGCGTGGTAACACCAAAACTTGATTCCCGCGACCTCCTTGACTTCATGGAAGTTGATGGTCTCGATTTTGTCCATGCTCTCTTCCAGGTCGGTCTCGGTGTAGAGCATGTCGTCCGCTGATATGTTGCTACATTTTTATGATCCAACAACAAGAATGAAGggcaagattttaaaaagcctttgGACTCAAAGAAACTATGGATGACATATCCATGaagttatttcttcaaattatgTCGTAGGGATTATATTATCCAGAATGTCTTTGCCATCGTGTGTATATTTTTGCTCTGcagttataataaaaatgttagtgtGTACAACTAGGAAGCACGATTTCAAGCACAGCACAGTCAACTAAGGCCACGTCCTCTTTAGGAAAGCACTTCTCAACCTTTGCTCCATCCCACCGGGCCTGAGaaactcactcacacacaccgaCCCAGGACGAGATCCTGACACAGTGACGTGAAAAGATTTCTCTACAAAGTTTAGCGTcccttttcttctgaaaattatgCCAATGAACtttcaaagcagcaagagagagtaGTGGTGAAGGACAGACTCTGGAGCCAGTCTGCTGGGTCTCAGGCCCAGCTTTGCCTCTTACTGCGGCCATCGTAGGCAAACTACCGAACCTCTCTACGCCGATCACCATACATctttcatctgtagaatgggattCATAACAGAACCTACGCCATGAGGCTCATATGAAGGTTAAATGAGTAACCATGTGAAGAACTGAGGACTGTGCCTGCATTAAAGTGTTAACTAGTATATTTACTACTAAGGATAACTCTTCCCTTCTTTTGTATTTACATATGAAGAATAACAAATGGCACCTTCAACGCTTGGAACACACACATTAAACAGTAACCTTCTGAAGGCTAATCATCTGTGCTGTAGGGATCACAGAAACGCCACAACCTTTCTGATAAGAGAAGTTTTCCTCTTGCAACTGGAAAGACTTCCCCAaggaaaattttcatttaatgtaGTCGATTTGCTTTGATCAAATAATCTAAAATAAGATTGCAGTATATGTCTCTGTATAACATATTCGGtgttaattaacatttatagaataCTGTTGTTATACCTTATAATTCACCTAAATTACAAAGAGTTAAAAGAATGTTAGAACTATGTAAGGACTTTAAGGCCAGAAGTGCTGGGTACTCAATGGGATCTGATGGGTTGTTTCTGAATGACTAAATTAACGACATCCTGGTGAATAAAAAGTGTCTCGTTTCAAAAACCAAAATGGTCCGTATCTTGAGCCACGTGTTACAGAGAGTCTAACAGAGCCATTTACCTGACTTTGACGTAATCTGAGAGGAGCCACCTGTAGATAGCTTTTGTAGCGTGAGTCATGAATGTCCTTCCTTTGAAACTCGTCTTCTGTAGAAACCAGGGCAGAGCGCCACAGTGATCCAAATGGAAGCTGAAGAATGAAAGAGACCCTGTCACTTCTTAAAATATTACCCATCACATACACGAATGAAACTGCTGCGGACTCACAGAGAAGTTCATGTTAACAGTCACACACTGACACTTTAGGGCACCACGGGAGGGAGAAATAATGCAGCTAGTCCTGTGTCAGAAAAagatattaaatgtattttcaaacaTCAAAATACTTGATCAGTGACAATGAGACGGAAGAATACACCCAGACCTCCTGCCGGCAGCCGACGTAACAAGCACCCAGGGCACAGCGCCCACTCGTCGCTGTTTGTGAATGAAGTTCAGACCGTGACctcaggaggcctgggagggctcTCCTGGCCTCCAGTTGTACCGCGATGCAAGGCGCACGCTCTCTTCCTCCCTGCTCCAGCGGGAGGACAGCCTCCCAGCAACTTCCCTAAGCTGCGGTGACAGCAGGGTGCTGTCTTACACTCAGGCGTCTGCAACATGCTTCCTGGTAGAAAAGACTCTTAAACGTCAGAATCTTAGCGTCTGGTAAAGCATGACTTTTATAGCAAATGTCTAGGAAAACAGTGTCATTAAAAACTTACTGACTAATGAGCAGGAGGTCAATCTCAGCCGGGTCAATTAAATCGATATAAGGAAGAGCGTCCATTCCTTCTAGGCCAGGGTGGATCCCACAGTCCAACTGAAAGAGACAGACAAAAAGATCATAATGTCCTctgcattttattaaaattcatccGCTGAATAGACAACTGATCCATCACACTCATAACCAAAATGGACTCCATATATAGCATTTGGGAAGATAAttcttattaaatactagaggcccggagcacagatttgtgcaccagtggggtccctcagcctggcctgcgccctctcgcaactGCAATCTgggaaaccggcagtccgacatcccctgagggatgtggTAGTGCACGAAgcggcaggcggctggggaggggcccagaGCCTGGGCCTGCAGCACCTGCCTCTGCAGCTCGGTAGCGCTGccccagaggtgggagaggcgcGCGCTGCTGCAGCAGGAGCGCGGGCATCTGGCACCCGTCAGTCCTGtgtgagcgtctgcccctggtggtcagtgcgcatcatagcgaccggtcaaacggtcaaccagttgctgagggttttatatatatacagaaaatgGGAAATAGGCCACTACTAAAAGTTCTAACTTCCCATTAAATCTAAAATATAGCTCACATTTAGGGTCACAGGACAAAAAACACAAGACATCCTCTTCCCAACTAGTTTTTATAGTCACTCTAACAGTGAATAAACTTTTTCTCAAGAACTTTGATGTCAGAAGATGGTggtcattttaaaagtttatagatTTACTACCAGACCTTATTGATCTCCAGGTCAATTATTAGAAATGGGAACCTTTCCCAGTCAGTGCAATATAAGTATTTTAAGGTATTTGGGAACAACTTATTAAGAGTCGGTCATTAATGAGTTATATACTCACTTTGGGGCTGTTTCTACCAAATTCTATCAATTTCTACAAAATTAACATAATAAATGACTAAAAAGACGACTGTGTGTGAAGGGTCCCCAGTCTTTTAGGACTGGGAGAAGCAGAGAAGTGGAACTGAAGGAACATGAGCCATGGAACGGCCTTTCGAATGAGAACCACGGCGACCATCTCTTCAAACCCCACTACCTTCCAGATAAGGAGGTGGGCTTAGAGAAGCAGGCTGCCCTGCCCAAGGTGCGCGGCCTTGATGCTAATGAGGGCATAGAGGCTGCCAAACCAGGCTCTAGCGCCACAGTGCACAGGCGTGGCTGGAGCTCTGTGCGTGTCCCCGGGGTCTTCCACCCGGGGTGGGGCGGTTAGGGTGGCTAGGCCCTCGGAGAGTGGCAGAGGGACTTTGTAAGCAATAGTTCAGGAGATCTGGAGGACAATTTTATGTCGCAGAATATGTCTTCTCAGTTTACGTAATGTTTTGTCAAATTACTAACTAGTTTTTTGCATTAACATTTTATAGCACAGACTACATATACCAACTAAGAGACTTTCCTGGGAGCTAAACAGGTAACTGCTGTACTAGAAAAGCCCTAACATCCACGTTGGAAAGAGCCATGTTGTTCACCAGACCACAGAATAATAATTaccattatttttcttcctttgaacTCCAGAATAATACATGATCGTCCTACTTCTTGGCCAGCTCCCCTGTAAACATTcaagaggagaaataaaaacaatcaaaatcaAGCCCAACGAATTTCAACTTTTTTACAACTTACACTGTGCCCACCTGATGACATCTCACTGAGGCAGGTGAGAGTCCCACAAAGTCATAACGGTAGGCAAGGACAGCGCCGGGtgtggggagagtggggggagaggagcGGCCTCTGGGAGCGCAGGGACTGCGCAGCTGTTAAAATTGTGAGAAGGTGGAACAGACTCGAGAAGCCCAAAGGCTAAAGTTCACCCCTGAATGTGAGGGTTATGATGATGCACTGAGAATGCAGCTAGCAGGAACACAGATCATTTAATAATACTTTTAGAATCAGCACTTAAGTATAAACCTGTAAGCACTGCAACATTCTTTCACTGAAGATCATGATATGCATTTACCAACGAGGTTAAACTGACATAACTTCTTACACCTGTGAACCTCAGGCCCCTTCCTTTCACCTTATTTCAGTATATTTGATGCTGTTATAGAAAAAAACCCCGAAACTTActccagccccccctcccccccccccgcccatacTTCTGGGCCGTTTTGCGGCCCTCCAACTAGGAATCTGCGTCATCCTAACACTCCTCTtagctcccttccttccccacatcTCATCGTTACACAGAACCACAGGTCCCACTTCCCCACTCTCTCAAACCTATTTCTCTCCAATGTCTGCTGCTCATCTCCTTCCAAGCTTACTGCCTACCACTTGGGTTACGTGGATTTCAACCTAGATTCCCGCCACTTACCCCATCCTGTTATGTATCTGCTACAGGGCTGCCAGCAGCAGACTTCAACCTTCCCCAAACCTCATTCCCACCGGATCCCCACCCTGCTTAAAATCCCTGTAACTGATGATAAAGGCCAAACTCCTTAGGAGGCGTACAAGACCCTTCATAAGATGGGCCCTGCTAGCCTCGTCCGTCTCATCCGCTAATCTTCCATCCGTGGCCAGGAGGAAAGTGGCCCCAAACTGCGACCaccctcattcccccccccccccccccccgtgccacTTCCTGCGGCTGGAGCACCCTGTACCAGCCTGCGATCCCTACTCCTTCTTTAAGGCTCAGCTCGCGCCTCTCCCAGGATGCTGAGAAacaccctctcccccttcccatgCTCCATGGCGCTCGGCTGCCATGCCTGCTGTAGTTGTAACAACAGTGACCATGCACTCAGCGACAGTTACTCCCCGAGGAAGCAACAGGGTCGGGTTTCTGGGCTGACTGCAGAGTCACCGTCTCCCGTGGTCCCAAACCAGCTCGCCGGTACTTTTCTATTTCGCGCTGCAATTCCCTCCAAAACGGTGACTTCGGGGACCTTGGCCCACT
This window harbors:
- the CPSF3 gene encoding cleavage and polyadenylation specificity factor subunit 3 isoform X2, whose product is MSAIPAEESDQLLIRPLGAGQEVGRSCIILEFKGRKIMLDCGIHPGLEGMDALPYIDLIDPAEIDLLLISHFHLDHCGALPWFLQKTSFKGRTFMTHATKAIYRWLLSDYVKVSNISADDMLYTETDLEESMDKIETINFHEVKEVAGIKFWCYHAGHVLGAAMFMIEIAGVKLLYTGDFSRQEDRHLMAAEIPNIKPDILIIESTYGTHIHEKREEREARFCNTVHDIVNRGGRGLIPVFALGRAQELLLILDEYWQNHPELHDIPIYYASSLAKKCMAVYQTYVNAMNDKIRKQININNPFVFKHISNLKSMDHFDDIGPSVVMASPGMMQSGLSRELFESWCTDKRNGVIIAGYCVEGTLAKHIMSEPEEITTMSGQKLPLKMSVDYISFSAHTDYQQTSEFIRALKPPHVILVHGEQNEMARLKAALIREYEDNDEVHIEVHNPRNTEAVTLNFRGEKLAKVMGFLADKKPEQGQRVSGILVKRNFNYHILSPCDLSNYTDLAMSTVKQTQAIPYTGPFNLLCYQLQKLTGDVEELEIQEKPALKVFKNITVIQEPGMVVLEWLANPANDMYADTVTTVVLEVQSNPKIRKDCRV
- the CPSF3 gene encoding cleavage and polyadenylation specificity factor subunit 3 isoform X1, which encodes MSAIPAEESDQLLIRPLGAGQEVGRSCIILEFKGRKIMLDCGIHPGLEGMDALPYIDLIDPAEIDLLLISHFHLDHCGALPWFLQKTSFKGRTFMTHATKAIYRWLLSDYVKVSNISADDMLYTETDLEESMDKIETINFHEVKEVAGIKFWCYHAGHVLGAAMFMIEIAGVKLLYTGDFSRQEDRHLMAAEIPNIKPDILIIESTYGTHIHEKREEREARFCNTVHDIVNRGGRGLIPVFALGRAQELLLILDEYWQNHPELHDIPIYYASSLAKKCMAVYQTYVNAMNDKIRKQININNPFVFKHISNLKSMDHFDDIGPSVVMASPGMMQSGLSRELFESWCTDKRNGVIIAGYCVEGTLAKHIMSEPEEITTMSGQKLPLKMSVDYISFSAHTDYQQTSEFIRALKPPHVILVHGEQNEMARLKAALIREYEDNDEVHIEVHNPRNTEAVTLNFRGEKLAKVMGFLADKKPEQGQRVSGILVKRNFNYHILSPCDLSNYTDLAMSTVKQTQAIPYTGPFNLLCYQLQKLTGDVEELEIQEKPALKVFKNITVIQEPGMVVLEWLANPANDMYADTVTTVVLEVQSNPKIRKGAVQKASKKLEMHVYSKRLEVMLQDIFGEDCVSVKDGSVLSVTVDGKTANVNLETRTVECEEGSEDDESLREMVELAAQRLYEALTPVH